One Miscanthus floridulus cultivar M001 chromosome 11, ASM1932011v1, whole genome shotgun sequence DNA window includes the following coding sequences:
- the LOC136493336 gene encoding AT-hook motif nuclear-localized protein 10-like: MDGRDQHPQQAQAQAAPRVGSPPQAGGGGGVMMQHAAAAFGAAATPTGMPPTSAANVMHGLPLAFNNPMAPSPGASSPMNMKPADMPLGPTYRPDSGGPGLQQQQQHPGSGGVAVSGGELVKKKRGRPRKYGPDGSIGLGLKSAAAAGTEAAGGRSGGGGSSSNPDGKRRGRPPGSGKKKQLDALGSSGTSFTPHIITVKPNEDVASKIMAFSQQGLRTTCIISANGALCTATLRQPATSGGIVTYEGHFDILSLSGSFLLAEDGDTRSRTGGLSVALAGSDGRIVGGCVAGMLMAATPVQVVVGSFIAEGKKPKEEQPKREPTSVPPHTAGFGAASTASPPSDGTSSEHSDDPGSPMGPNGSTFTNAGLPLHSTFAPAGWSLSGNQSHYDPDLKMMTD, from the exons ATGGACGGCCGGGACCAGCACCCGCagcaggcgcaggcgcaggcggcgccgcgCGTGGGATCCCCGCCGcaggctggcggcggcggcggcgtcatgatgcagcacgccgccgccgcgttCGGCGCCGCCGCGACGCCGACCGGGATGCCGCCGACCTCGGCGGCCAACGTTATGCACGGGTTGCCCCTCGCCTTCAACAAccccatggcgccgtcgccgggcgCCTCGTCGCCGATGAACATGAAGCCCGCGGACATGCCGCTGGGGCCCACGTACCGCCCTGACTCCGGCGGGCCGGgcttgcagcagcagcaacagcatccCGGCTCCGGTGGCGTAGCCGTCAGCGGTGGGGAGCTCGTGAAGAAGAAGAGGGGGAGGCCGAGAAAGTATGGCCCGGACGGGAGCATCGGTTTGGGACTCAAGTCCGCGGCAGCGGCGGGCACTGAGGCGGCGGGCGGCCGGTCCGGTGGAGGCGGCTCTAGCTCCAACCCCGACGGCAAGCGCAGAGGACGGCCCCCTGGGTCCGGCAAAAAGAAACAGCTCGATGCTTTGG GATCTTCGGGGACATCATTTACTCCCCACATAATAACTGTGAAGCCTAACGAG GATGTTGCATCCAAAATAATGGCTTTTTCTCAACAAGGCCTGCGCACTACATGCATAATTTCGGCAAATGGCGCTCTGTGCACAGCAACACTGCGTCAACCAGCAACCTCTGGTGGGATAGTGACATATGAG GGCCACTTCGATATACTCTCTCTGTCGGGCTCATTCCTGCTTGCAGAGGATGGTGACACTCGCAGCAGAACAGGTGGTTTGAGTGTGGCACTGGCTGGAAGTGATGGACGCATAGTTGGAGGTTGTGTTGCTGGAATGCTGATGGCAGCGACACCTGTACAG GTTGTAGTTGGCAGTTTCATTGCTGAAGGTAAAAAGCCAAAAGAAGAGCAACCGAAACGCGAGCCAACATCGGTGCCACCACACACAGCTGGTTTTGGGGCAGCCTCGACTGCCAGCCCCCCATCGGATGGTACATCAAGCGAGCACTCTGATGATCCAGGGAGCCCCATGGGACCAAACGGCAGCACATTCACCAACGCGGGGCTTCCTCTGCACTCCACATTTGCTCCAGCTGGTTGGTCACTATCAGGGAACCAAAGCCACTATGATCCAGATCTAAAGATGATGACCGACTGA